One genomic window of Comamonas serinivorans includes the following:
- a CDS encoding integration host factor subunit alpha yields the protein MELSVASIDTTALTKAQLAELLFDQIGLNKREAKDMVDAFYAVIAARLAAGEEVKISGFGNFQVRTKAPRPGRNPRTGELIPIEARRVTTFHASAKLKELVQDGAAPAKPL from the coding sequence ATGGAACTTTCCGTCGCCAGCATCGACACCACCGCCCTGACCAAGGCGCAATTGGCCGAGCTTCTGTTCGATCAGATCGGCCTGAACAAGCGCGAGGCCAAGGACATGGTGGATGCGTTCTACGCCGTGATCGCCGCTCGATTGGCGGCGGGCGAAGAGGTCAAGATCTCGGGCTTCGGCAATTTTCAGGTGCGCACCAAGGCCCCGCGGCCGGGTCGCAACCCGCGCACCGGTGAGCTGATCCCCATCGAGGCGCGTCGCGTCACCACCTTCCACGCCAGCGCCAAGCTGAAAGAGCTGGTGCAGGATGGCGCCGCGCCTGCCAAGCCGCTTTGA
- a CDS encoding MerR family transcriptional regulator, translated as MHTASKPSKALLPAIPAKRYFSIGEVAELCDVKPHVLRYWEQEFTQLRPVKRKGNRRYYQHHEVLMIRRIRELLYEQGFTISGARNRLQEQAGRGAATLQQEPAVVEADSAAQGHKAADEAARAGATLNAQQAQWLADELRAIRFLLSLQ; from the coding sequence ATGCATACGGCGTCCAAACCGTCCAAAGCCCTGCTGCCGGCCATCCCGGCCAAGCGCTACTTCAGCATTGGTGAAGTGGCCGAGCTGTGCGATGTGAAACCCCATGTGCTGCGCTACTGGGAGCAGGAGTTCACCCAACTGCGGCCCGTCAAGCGCAAGGGCAATCGGCGTTACTACCAGCACCACGAGGTGCTGATGATTCGCCGCATCCGCGAGCTGCTGTATGAGCAGGGGTTCACGATCTCGGGTGCGCGCAACCGCTTGCAGGAGCAGGCCGGGCGGGGCGCTGCCACGTTGCAGCAGGAGCCTGCCGTGGTCGAGGCAGACAGCGCTGCGCAAGGGCACAAGGCCGCCGATGAGGCGGCTCGTGCCGGGGCCACGCTCAATGCGCAGCAGGCGCAATGGCTGGCCGACGAACTGCGTGCGATCCGTTTTCTACTTTCTTTGCAGTGA
- a CDS encoding DMT family transporter, which translates to MTSLRYTTHLGLLGMAALWGASWPWGRVVALSMPPLAAACVRFALASLVLVLWLFGSGRMATLRAIRGPQWRGLACASACGVLGYSIFFLLALQRVPAGKATLVVALNPVLTLLCAAWLFREPLNWRTVGGLLLAVAGALWALTGGSLNALRPGTAGSGEVLLLGCAGCWVAYTLVGRVVLTTLDALTTSTVTAVMGAVLLLGASWVAEGPAAWITLAHAPKVAWCSLLALALGATALAYAWYLRGVKVLGAGAAAAYMALVPLFGMLFSGLWLDEPLTPSLLLGGAMAMGGMVCMQWRGSVRR; encoded by the coding sequence ATGACCTCTCTTCGATACACCACACACTTGGGTTTGCTTGGCATGGCGGCTTTGTGGGGCGCCTCGTGGCCCTGGGGCCGGGTGGTGGCCCTGTCCATGCCGCCGCTGGCTGCTGCCTGTGTGAGATTCGCGCTGGCCAGCCTCGTCCTTGTGCTGTGGCTGTTCGGCAGCGGCCGCATGGCTACGTTGCGGGCCATCCGTGGGCCGCAGTGGCGGGGCCTGGCGTGCGCCTCAGCGTGCGGGGTGCTGGGCTACTCGATCTTCTTCTTGCTGGCGCTTCAGCGCGTGCCCGCTGGCAAGGCGACCCTGGTGGTGGCCCTCAATCCGGTACTGACCCTGTTGTGTGCGGCGTGGCTGTTTCGTGAGCCGCTGAACTGGCGCACGGTGGGGGGACTGCTGTTGGCCGTCGCGGGGGCGCTTTGGGCGCTGACGGGCGGCTCCCTGAATGCACTGAGGCCGGGTACCGCCGGCAGCGGAGAAGTGCTGTTGCTGGGGTGTGCGGGCTGCTGGGTCGCCTACACCCTGGTGGGGCGCGTGGTGCTGACCACCCTCGATGCACTCACCACCTCAACCGTCACTGCGGTGATGGGGGCCGTGTTGCTGTTGGGGGCCAGCTGGGTTGCAGAGGGCCCTGCAGCCTGGATCACGCTTGCCCACGCACCCAAGGTGGCTTGGTGCAGCCTGCTGGCATTGGCACTGGGCGCCACGGCCCTCGCCTATGCCTGGTATTTGCGCGGGGTGAAGGTGTTGGGCGCTGGCGCTGCTGCCGCCTACATGGCCTTGGTGCCCTTGTTTGGCATGCTGTTCTCCGGCTTGTGGCTGGACGAACCCCTCACCCCCTCCTTGCTGCTCGGCGGCGCCATGGCGATGGGGGGCATGGTGTGCATGCAATGGCGGGGATCGGTGCGGCGGTGA
- a CDS encoding LysR family transcriptional regulator: MTFTQLDVFATLARVGSFSRAAAALGITQSGVSHTIKQLETELGVSLLNRDGSAPALTEVGARLLIRANDMLQQKEALLQEANLERGVARGSLRIASFGTTSSLRLLPALMARYQRAHPLVDVQIDEVKDDAVVQWLLERRVELGFVVLPEARLDTLHVLTDELVAVVPAAHPLAARSGIRARDLEGESFIRTAAGSGPQIDQFLTAEGAVPHVRYRFEQLSSMLGFVAQGLAITVAARLALPEPPEGVVYRSLKPAKPREVALAALSFAKLSPAAAAFVEVARKMGKRLLG; encoded by the coding sequence ATGACCTTCACGCAACTGGACGTGTTCGCCACCTTGGCTCGGGTGGGGAGTTTTTCTCGGGCTGCCGCCGCCCTGGGCATCACCCAAAGTGGTGTCAGCCACACCATCAAGCAGTTGGAAACCGAATTGGGGGTGAGCCTGCTGAACCGTGACGGTTCGGCGCCTGCGCTGACGGAGGTCGGCGCCAGGTTGCTGATTCGGGCCAATGACATGCTTCAGCAAAAGGAGGCCTTGCTGCAAGAGGCGAATCTCGAGCGCGGCGTGGCCCGAGGCAGCTTGCGCATCGCCTCGTTTGGCACCACGTCATCCCTGCGTTTGCTGCCCGCTTTGATGGCCCGCTACCAACGTGCTCACCCGTTGGTGGACGTGCAAATCGACGAGGTAAAGGATGACGCGGTGGTGCAGTGGCTGCTAGAGCGTCGGGTGGAGCTGGGCTTTGTGGTGTTGCCCGAAGCGCGTTTGGACACACTCCATGTGCTCACGGATGAGTTGGTCGCTGTGGTGCCCGCCGCCCACCCCTTGGCCGCTCGCTCGGGGATTCGGGCACGCGATCTGGAAGGCGAGTCATTCATCCGGACGGCCGCGGGCTCCGGGCCTCAGATTGACCAGTTTCTGACCGCTGAAGGTGCGGTGCCTCATGTTCGGTATCGATTCGAACAGCTGTCATCCATGTTGGGCTTTGTCGCGCAGGGCTTGGCCATCACCGTGGCCGCACGACTGGCCTTGCCCGAGCCTCCTGAAGGGGTGGTGTACCGCAGCCTCAAGCCCGCCAAACCCAGAGAAGTGGCCTTGGCGGCATTGAGTTTTGCCAAGCTTTCTCCCGCTGCTGCCGCGTTTGTCGAGGTGGCCAGGAAGATGGGCAAGAGGCTGCTGGGCTGA
- a CDS encoding efflux transporter outer membrane subunit, with protein sequence MLKAATWHAVAAATCLLVTGCAVGPDFQRPDIDAVPAAFARQAPEPGPGAAALTITDVRDAAFWRQFGDEELTALVQQALRSNHDVAGMLARLQAAESMLSLVRKDRLPTVTLNGQLTQQRLSADQLGAGQAPSTRSHSVGLAASWELDLVGRVRRSIEAQEAQTQASRADLVALQVAIAVQVADTYTQLRGTQLRLKIVQTHAQNQQHTAELVARRLHAGMGTDLDARRSVALLRSTQARVPELQAQVAQLQHRLAVLSGLSPEHLIAQLEEIKPLPIIPPSVQPDTPANVLRRRPDVAAAEARLHAATARIGVATSDLFPRLSIGGLLGSFAFEGSRLFDADRATRQVVLGIDWSFLDVGRVRARIAASEAGAQEALAQYQQTVLLALEETENALVRAHRSQETWRAQLAAMQQRDEAAHLAERMYRGGTLSMFEVLEAQRDQLTTQEATADSQISAVRASLALYATLAGGWPGKPARPVTAQTGG encoded by the coding sequence ATGCTTAAGGCCGCCACATGGCACGCCGTCGCCGCCGCCACCTGCCTGCTCGTGACGGGCTGCGCGGTCGGGCCCGACTTTCAGCGGCCCGACATCGACGCGGTGCCTGCCGCGTTCGCGCGCCAAGCGCCCGAGCCTGGGCCCGGCGCGGCTGCGCTCACCATCACCGACGTCCGCGACGCAGCCTTCTGGCGGCAGTTCGGCGATGAGGAGTTGACCGCGCTGGTGCAACAAGCCCTGCGCAGCAACCACGACGTGGCGGGGATGCTGGCGCGGCTGCAGGCCGCCGAATCGATGCTGAGCCTGGTGCGCAAGGACCGGTTGCCCACCGTCACCCTGAATGGCCAGCTCACGCAGCAACGGCTGAGCGCAGACCAGCTGGGTGCCGGTCAGGCCCCATCCACCCGCAGCCACAGCGTCGGCCTGGCCGCCAGTTGGGAGCTTGATCTGGTCGGCCGCGTGCGACGCAGCATCGAAGCCCAGGAGGCGCAGACGCAGGCCTCGCGAGCAGACCTGGTCGCCCTGCAAGTGGCCATCGCCGTGCAGGTGGCAGACACCTACACCCAGCTGCGCGGCACGCAACTGCGTCTGAAGATCGTCCAGACCCATGCGCAGAACCAGCAGCACACCGCCGAGCTCGTGGCGCGCAGGTTGCATGCCGGCATGGGCACCGATCTCGATGCCAGACGATCCGTGGCCCTGCTGCGCAGCACCCAGGCACGGGTGCCCGAGCTGCAGGCCCAGGTGGCGCAGCTGCAGCACCGCCTGGCCGTGCTGTCAGGCCTGTCACCTGAACACCTCATCGCTCAATTGGAGGAGATCAAACCGCTGCCGATCATCCCACCATCGGTACAGCCCGATACCCCTGCCAATGTATTGCGACGCAGGCCCGACGTGGCGGCCGCAGAGGCGCGGCTGCACGCCGCGACGGCGCGCATCGGCGTCGCCACGTCCGACCTCTTTCCCCGGCTATCGATCGGTGGCCTGCTCGGCAGCTTTGCCTTCGAGGGGTCGCGCCTGTTCGACGCCGACAGGGCGACCCGTCAGGTGGTGCTGGGCATCGACTGGTCCTTCCTGGACGTGGGCCGCGTGCGGGCCCGCATTGCCGCCAGTGAAGCCGGCGCCCAGGAAGCCCTGGCGCAGTACCAGCAGACGGTCCTGCTGGCGCTGGAAGAAACCGAGAACGCCCTCGTTCGCGCACATCGCAGCCAGGAAACATGGCGCGCCCAGCTCGCCGCCATGCAGCAGCGCGACGAGGCCGCGCATCTGGCCGAGCGGATGTACCGCGGCGGCACCCTGAGCATGTTCGAAGTTCTGGAGGCGCAACGCGATCAGCTGACCACCCAAGAAGCCACAGCGGACAGCCAGATCAGCGCAGTTCGGGCCAGCCTTGCGCTCTACGCCACCTTGGCCGGGGGATGGCCTGGCAAGCCGGCCAGGCCCGTGACGGCCCAGACCGGTGGCTGA
- a CDS encoding efflux RND transporter permease subunit, protein MNVSKFFIDRPIFAVVLSVLLFAAGLLAIPQLPSGEYPEVVPPSVVVRATYPGANPKEIAESVAVPLEEAINGVEGLMYMKSVAASDGSLQVIATFRPGTDPDDAAVRVQNRVSQAQSRLPEDVRQYGISTQKQSATPLMYVGLASLDGRLDTLYLRNHVTLKVKDELARIPGIGNVQVYGSGDYAMRIWLDPSKVAARQLTAGEVIAAVREQNVQVSAGQLGAEPSTQHTDKLLSINVQGRLKNPEEFGDIVLKTGSDGRVVRLSDVARLELGASDYTLRASLDNRDMAAIGIFLTPGANALGVADEVYRTLDRLSADLPQGTAFEYLWDPTVFVRDSIQAVQHTLIEAVVLVVLVVIVFLQTWRASIIPLLAVPVSIVGTFAWLYLLGYSINTLTLFGLVLAIGIVVDDAIVVVENVERFIEQGHSPHEAAHRAMQEVSAPIVAIALVLCAVFIPMAFLDGITGQFYQQFAVTIAISTVISAINSLTLSPALAARLLQGRGTRKDGLARAMDAVLGRFFKRFNRLFDRSAQGYERVVGRSFSLRGTVFGVYAALLAGTVLLFNQVPSGFIPMQDKLYLFAGAKLPEGASLQRTNEVTQELTNRALAVEGVASVPAFAGLNALQGTNTPNLASAYVILKPFSERQRSATDISAELNSRLAGMAGGFGYALMPPPIQGLGNGSGYSLFLEDRGNLGYAALQQALSAFQGEIAKTPGMHYPVSAYQSNIPQLEVKVDRLKAKAQGVALDDVFQTLQAYLGSVYVNDFNAFGRVYRVMLQADADHRQTAEDIGRLQTRNAQGDMVPLASVVTVVPSFGPDPVLRYNGFPAADLIGDADPRVLSSGQVLTTLREIADRTLPTGIELAWTEMSHQQVEQSHSAAIVFVLAVVLVFLVLAALYESWTMPFAVILIVPVCICAALFGVWLAGGDNNVFVQVGLVVLMGLACKNAILIVEFARELEMQGVGTLAAAREACRLRLRPIVMTSIAFIAGAVPLLVGHGAGAEVRAATGITVFSGMLGVTLFGLFLTPVFYVTLRQLSGTQLTPRQAVDPATHNAHPREETHHA, encoded by the coding sequence ATGAACGTCTCCAAATTCTTCATCGACCGCCCCATCTTTGCGGTCGTCCTGTCGGTCCTGCTGTTCGCAGCAGGGCTGCTCGCCATCCCCCAGCTGCCTTCTGGCGAGTACCCCGAGGTGGTGCCACCCAGCGTGGTGGTGCGCGCCACCTACCCCGGTGCCAACCCCAAGGAGATTGCCGAATCGGTGGCCGTGCCCCTCGAAGAAGCCATCAACGGGGTGGAGGGCCTGATGTACATGAAGTCGGTGGCGGCGTCCGATGGCAGCTTGCAGGTCATCGCCACCTTCCGCCCCGGCACCGACCCCGACGACGCCGCCGTGCGCGTGCAAAACCGCGTCAGCCAGGCACAAAGCCGGCTGCCGGAGGACGTGCGGCAGTACGGCATCAGCACCCAGAAGCAATCGGCCACCCCGCTGATGTACGTGGGTCTGGCGTCTCTGGACGGTCGCCTGGACACGCTGTACCTGCGCAACCACGTCACGCTCAAGGTCAAGGACGAGCTGGCCCGCATCCCCGGCATCGGCAACGTGCAGGTCTATGGCTCGGGCGACTACGCCATGCGCATCTGGCTCGACCCCAGCAAGGTGGCCGCCCGCCAGCTGACCGCGGGTGAGGTGATCGCCGCCGTGCGCGAACAGAACGTGCAGGTGTCGGCCGGCCAGCTGGGGGCAGAGCCCAGCACCCAGCACACGGACAAGCTCCTGTCCATCAACGTGCAGGGCCGACTGAAAAACCCCGAGGAGTTTGGCGACATCGTGCTCAAGACCGGCAGCGATGGCCGGGTGGTGCGGCTGTCCGACGTGGCCCGCCTTGAGCTGGGGGCCAGCGACTACACCCTGCGCGCCTCGCTCGACAACCGGGACATGGCGGCCATCGGCATCTTCCTGACACCCGGCGCCAATGCCCTGGGCGTCGCCGACGAGGTCTACCGCACCCTGGACCGCCTGTCGGCCGATCTGCCCCAGGGCACCGCCTTCGAATACCTGTGGGACCCCACGGTGTTCGTGCGTGACTCCATCCAGGCTGTTCAGCACACGCTGATCGAAGCGGTGGTGTTGGTGGTGTTGGTGGTGATCGTCTTTCTGCAGACCTGGCGCGCTTCCATCATTCCCCTGCTGGCCGTGCCCGTGTCCATCGTGGGCACCTTCGCCTGGCTGTACCTGCTGGGTTATTCGATCAACACCTTGACCTTGTTTGGCCTCGTGCTGGCCATCGGCATCGTGGTGGACGACGCCATCGTGGTGGTGGAGAACGTCGAGCGCTTCATCGAACAGGGGCACAGCCCGCACGAGGCGGCCCACCGGGCGATGCAAGAGGTCTCGGCGCCCATCGTCGCCATTGCCTTGGTGCTGTGCGCGGTGTTCATCCCCATGGCCTTCCTCGACGGGATCACGGGCCAGTTCTACCAGCAGTTCGCGGTGACGATCGCCATCTCCACGGTGATTTCCGCCATCAACTCCCTCACGCTGTCGCCCGCCTTGGCCGCCAGGCTGCTGCAGGGCCGTGGCACCCGCAAGGATGGGCTGGCGCGCGCCATGGACGCCGTGCTGGGCCGGTTTTTCAAGCGCTTCAACCGCCTGTTCGACCGCAGTGCGCAGGGCTATGAGCGCGTGGTGGGTCGGTCATTCTCGCTGCGGGGCACGGTGTTCGGCGTGTATGCCGCCCTGCTGGCCGGCACCGTGCTGCTGTTCAACCAGGTGCCCAGCGGCTTCATCCCCATGCAGGACAAGCTCTACCTCTTTGCGGGCGCCAAACTGCCCGAGGGCGCCTCGCTGCAGCGCACGAACGAGGTGACGCAGGAGTTGACGAACCGCGCCCTGGCCGTCGAGGGCGTGGCCTCGGTGCCTGCGTTTGCGGGGCTCAATGCGCTGCAAGGCACCAACACCCCCAATTTGGCCAGTGCCTACGTCATCCTCAAGCCATTCTCGGAACGGCAACGCAGCGCCACCGACATCAGCGCGGAACTGAACAGCCGCCTGGCCGGCATGGCGGGCGGCTTTGGCTACGCCCTGATGCCGCCCCCCATTCAAGGCCTGGGCAACGGCTCGGGGTACTCGCTGTTCCTGGAGGATCGCGGGAACCTGGGGTATGCGGCGCTGCAGCAGGCCCTGAGTGCCTTCCAGGGAGAGATCGCCAAGACGCCGGGCATGCACTACCCCGTCAGCGCCTACCAATCCAACATCCCGCAGCTCGAGGTCAAGGTGGACCGCCTCAAGGCCAAGGCGCAGGGCGTGGCCCTGGACGACGTCTTCCAGACCTTGCAGGCCTACCTGGGCTCGGTCTATGTCAACGACTTCAATGCCTTTGGCCGTGTGTATCGCGTGATGCTGCAGGCCGACGCCGACCACCGCCAAACGGCCGAAGACATCGGCCGGCTGCAAACCCGCAACGCCCAGGGCGACATGGTGCCGCTGGCCTCCGTGGTCACCGTGGTGCCCAGCTTCGGTCCCGACCCGGTGCTGCGCTACAACGGTTTCCCCGCCGCCGACCTCATCGGCGATGCCGACCCGCGGGTGCTGTCCTCTGGTCAGGTGTTGACGACCTTGCGCGAAATCGCCGATCGCACCTTGCCGACCGGCATCGAGCTGGCCTGGACGGAAATGAGCCACCAGCAGGTCGAGCAAAGCCATTCGGCAGCCATCGTCTTCGTCCTGGCCGTGGTGCTGGTGTTCCTGGTGCTGGCCGCCCTGTATGAAAGCTGGACCATGCCGTTCGCCGTCATCCTGATCGTGCCGGTGTGCATCTGCGCAGCGCTGTTCGGGGTGTGGCTGGCAGGGGGCGACAACAACGTCTTTGTGCAGGTCGGTCTGGTGGTGTTGATGGGTCTGGCATGCAAGAACGCCATCTTGATCGTGGAGTTTGCGCGCGAGCTGGAAATGCAAGGGGTCGGCACCTTGGCGGCGGCACGCGAAGCCTGCCGGCTGCGCCTGCGTCCCATCGTGATGACCTCGATCGCCTTCATCGCGGGGGCCGTGCCCCTGCTGGTCGGGCATGGCGCCGGGGCGGAAGTGCGTGCCGCCACCGGCATCACCGTGTTCTCCGGCATGTTGGGCGTGACCTTGTTTGGCCTGTTCCTCACGCCGGTGTTCTACGTGACCTTGCGCCAGCTCAGCGGCACCCAACTCACACCCCGCCAGGCTGTCGACCCGGCCACCCACAACGCCCACCCTCGTGAGGAGACCCACCATGCTTAA
- a CDS encoding efflux RND transporter periplasmic adaptor subunit — translation MTSSPPPRGIVRAASFAAAAAVLLTVAACGQANGNKPASPPLEPPPAKVTVTRVAVHEVQQWDTFNGRIAAQESVEIRPRVTGYIDRVSFREGQAVRKGQVLFTIDARPYQAALANAQAQLQRARAAAALARTQDQRARDLLVDRAISTEEADTRAATLAQALANVQAAEAAVSSAQLELSFTEVRAPINGTASRALLTPGNLAQANQSVLSTVVSDNPVYVYFDADEQSLLRHRQTTPAEAGAPSRVVPVRVGLASDAGFPHAGEANFFDNRLDPQTGTISVRATLRNDSGLFTPGMFARVQMQDRTPFQAVLIDDKAVLTDQDRKYAFVVGADNRAERRELTLGRLHEGQRVVTAGLQAGDLLVVAGLQRIHYPGMPLAPQVSGQAASTEAQPAAASASASRQ, via the coding sequence ATGACCTCATCACCCCCGCCGCGCGGCATCGTTCGCGCGGCCTCGTTCGCCGCCGCCGCGGCCGTTCTGCTCACCGTCGCCGCCTGCGGCCAGGCCAACGGCAACAAGCCCGCCAGCCCCCCGCTTGAACCGCCCCCGGCCAAGGTCACCGTCACCCGGGTGGCCGTGCACGAGGTGCAGCAATGGGACACCTTCAATGGCCGCATCGCCGCACAGGAAAGCGTCGAGATCCGGCCCCGGGTCACGGGCTACATCGACCGCGTGAGCTTTCGCGAGGGACAAGCGGTGCGCAAGGGCCAGGTGCTGTTCACCATCGACGCCCGCCCGTACCAGGCTGCGCTGGCCAACGCCCAGGCACAGCTGCAGCGGGCCAGGGCCGCGGCCGCGCTGGCCCGCACGCAGGACCAGCGGGCCCGCGACCTGCTGGTGGACCGCGCCATCTCGACCGAGGAAGCAGACACCCGTGCCGCGACCCTCGCGCAAGCCCTGGCCAACGTGCAGGCCGCCGAAGCGGCGGTGTCGTCCGCGCAACTGGAGTTGAGCTTCACCGAGGTGCGCGCCCCGATCAACGGCACCGCCAGCCGAGCGCTGCTGACACCCGGCAACCTGGCACAGGCCAATCAAAGTGTGCTGTCCACGGTGGTGTCGGACAACCCCGTGTACGTCTACTTCGACGCCGACGAGCAAAGCCTGCTGCGCCACCGGCAAACCACCCCGGCGGAGGCAGGCGCGCCGTCCCGCGTGGTGCCAGTTCGGGTGGGCCTGGCCAGCGATGCCGGCTTTCCGCATGCGGGCGAGGCGAATTTCTTCGACAACCGCCTGGACCCGCAGACGGGCACGATCAGCGTGCGGGCCACGTTGCGCAACGACAGTGGGCTGTTCACCCCGGGCATGTTCGCGCGCGTGCAGATGCAAGATCGCACGCCGTTCCAGGCGGTGCTGATCGACGACAAGGCCGTGTTGACGGACCAGGACCGCAAGTACGCCTTTGTGGTGGGCGCCGACAACCGGGCGGAGCGGCGCGAGTTGACGCTTGGTCGCCTGCACGAGGGCCAACGCGTGGTGACCGCCGGCCTGCAAGCCGGCGACCTGCTGGTGGTGGCCGGTCTGCAGCGCATCCACTACCCCGGCATGCCGTTGGCGCCCCAGGTGTCCGGCCAAGCCGCCTCGACCGAAGCCCAGCCCGCGGCGGCCTCGGCCTCCGCATCCCGGCAGTGA
- the soxR gene encoding redox-sensitive transcriptional activator SoxR, whose amino-acid sequence MDPRDDDLLVIGAIAQRSGVKASALRYYESLGLIESVRSSAGHRRYHRSTLRRVAYIVFAQRLGFQLDEIASHLEGLPKHHAPTGADWSSLSTLWVNRVDQRIEELMHLRRSLESCIGCGCLSMKVCNVFNRADHIGQHGPGPRVWLGDTLDAQGDE is encoded by the coding sequence ATGGACCCTAGGGATGATGACCTGCTGGTCATTGGCGCGATTGCACAGCGCAGCGGCGTCAAGGCCTCGGCCTTGCGCTACTACGAATCACTGGGGCTGATCGAATCGGTGCGCAGCAGCGCCGGGCATCGCCGCTACCACCGCTCCACGCTGCGGCGTGTGGCTTACATCGTGTTCGCGCAGCGGCTGGGTTTCCAGCTGGACGAAATCGCCTCGCACCTCGAGGGCCTGCCCAAGCACCATGCGCCCACCGGCGCGGACTGGAGCAGTCTCTCGACGCTGTGGGTCAACCGCGTCGATCAGCGCATCGAGGAGTTGATGCACCTGCGCCGCAGCCTGGAGTCCTGCATCGGCTGCGGCTGCTTGTCGATGAAGGTGTGCAACGTCTTCAACCGCGCCGATCACATCGGGCAGCATGGCCCCGGCCCACGCGTCTGGCTGGGCGACACGCTGGATGCCCAGGGGGACGAATGA
- a CDS encoding glycosyltransferase: MDKPLIVFVGAVYPSQYSLLCSHLRATGQADAWFMTTPGHKANHEQHCDHLLAFQPDGKIVGPQSYYYSSKVERSARICRGVLPALQAFEQAQGRPIDVVVAHSLWGAPNWLYGELQAAIVSYIEFPSYLAHGWDAAYPPDMAQRLSDRNTEMLNFHQVLCSDLTIVPSAHARAMFPPLLQDRIAVQFEGFDIAPPLREAGQPAEPPTGERPFTIAFSARDLSSAKGFETYMRLVDRLVREGDGAGARFVAIGDPTASTYGYEQQWVERRYNGKVASFRDHLLKVYPAASVVAFPGHLPYPQFAALLADVDLFLYPLRHGVANWGLMEILARGGCVVASNWGFVPELVQHDVNGLLVPDQDDAWIEAIRQLRADPARRARYAQAAIATGQRYHIANVAPRFMQLFRRAMAQRAAPLVAG; encoded by the coding sequence ATGGACAAACCCCTGATCGTCTTCGTCGGCGCGGTCTACCCGAGCCAGTACAGCCTGCTTTGCAGCCACCTGCGGGCCACCGGCCAGGCCGATGCCTGGTTCATGACCACGCCAGGCCACAAGGCCAACCACGAGCAGCACTGCGACCACCTGCTCGCCTTCCAGCCCGACGGCAAGATCGTCGGGCCTCAGAGCTATTACTACTCCAGCAAGGTCGAGCGCTCGGCGCGCATCTGCCGCGGGGTGCTGCCGGCGCTGCAGGCCTTTGAGCAGGCTCAGGGCCGCCCCATCGACGTGGTGGTGGCGCATTCGCTGTGGGGCGCGCCCAACTGGCTGTATGGCGAGCTGCAGGCCGCCATCGTCAGCTACATCGAGTTTCCAAGCTACCTGGCCCACGGCTGGGACGCGGCCTACCCGCCGGACATGGCGCAGCGCCTGAGCGACCGCAACACGGAGATGCTGAACTTCCACCAGGTGCTGTGCAGCGACCTCACCATCGTGCCCAGCGCCCATGCCCGGGCGATGTTTCCGCCGCTGCTGCAAGACCGGATCGCGGTGCAGTTCGAGGGCTTCGACATCGCGCCGCCGCTGCGCGAGGCGGGCCAGCCGGCCGAACCGCCCACGGGCGAGCGCCCGTTCACCATCGCGTTCTCCGCGCGCGACCTGTCCAGCGCCAAGGGGTTTGAAACCTACATGCGCCTGGTGGACCGCCTGGTGCGCGAAGGCGACGGCGCGGGGGCCCGCTTCGTCGCCATTGGCGATCCGACTGCCAGCACCTACGGCTATGAGCAGCAGTGGGTGGAGCGGCGCTACAACGGCAAGGTGGCCAGCTTCCGGGACCACCTGCTGAAGGTCTACCCGGCCGCCAGCGTGGTGGCGTTTCCGGGTCACCTGCCCTACCCCCAGTTCGCCGCCTTGCTGGCCGATGTCGACCTCTTCCTCTACCCGCTGCGACACGGCGTGGCCAACTGGGGGTTGATGGAGATCTTGGCCCGCGGCGGCTGCGTGGTGGCCTCGAACTGGGGCTTTGTGCCCGAGCTGGTGCAGCACGATGTGAACGGGCTGCTGGTGCCCGACCAGGACGACGCCTGGATCGAGGCCATCCGCCAGCTTCGGGCCGATCCCGCGCGTCGGGCCCGCTATGCGCAGGCGGCCATCGCCACCGGCCAGCGCTACCACATCGCCAACGTCGCCCCGCGCTTCATGCAGCTGTTCCGCCGCGCCATGGCCCAGCGTGCCGCGCCGCTGGTGGCGGGCTGA